The following nucleotide sequence is from Solanum dulcamara chromosome 7, daSolDulc1.2, whole genome shotgun sequence.
ATCAGAAAACTCAGGGTGATAAATTTGCTAGTCAGAGCAGAAAGTGTTTGTTTGTGGAATATccttttggtaagaaagggcgACGGTTGTTTGATTTTGATACGAAGGAATATTTTGTCTCTTGCGATGTAAAATTTATGGAGGATGTATTTTCTTTTGCTTGTCCGGAAGATGTTCATATTTCCTCTAATTTTTTTGATATGGGTGCTGAAATTGATAGTAATTTTATGGTGTACGGAGATGAATTAGGAGGCAAAGTTGATCGTTCGGAGGCTGCCGGGCAGCAGCCGCAAGCTACAGCCCATCTAGCGTCTGCTTGCAGCCAGGATGAGCTGCAACCAACGGCCACTGCCCAGACCACTGGAAGGTGGCTTGGGGCGTGGTTTTCGGGAGAAATTTCCCTCTGTTTTGCTTCGTGATCATGTGACATACTCAGTTTTTGCTAATAGTCTGTCTCCTACTACTCTGATTAATAATCGCTCCTCAAGTACTCCCTATCCTTTGACACACTATATTAATTATGacaatttttcattaaattatCGTAAGTTTCTTGCAACTATTATTTCTGGTAAGGATCCTAAGACCTTCAAAGAAGCCATGAAATACGAAGGTTGGAGAAATTCAATGAAAGGAGAGATACGTGCATTGGAAGACAATGATACATGGACTTTGGAACATCTTTCTCCGGGTAAGAAAGCACTTGATAATCAATGGGTGTATAAGACCAAGTTTTTGTCAAATGGAGATGTGGAACAACTCAAATCGCGCTTGGTTGTGTTAGGAAATCATCAACAAGTAGGGATTGACTACAATGAAACTTTTGCTCCTGTCGCCAAGATGACTACTATTCGAGCCTTCCTAGCCATTGCAACATCAAAAAATTGGGAACTTTACCAAATGGATGTTCATCACGCCTTTTTACATGATGACCTTGATGAGGAGGTGTATATGAAGCTCCCTACCGAGTTTGAAAGTCCAGATCCTGGGTTGGTGTGTCGTTTGCGCAAATCGTTGTATGGGTTGAAACAAGCCCCTAGATGTTGGTTTGCAAAATTGGTGACTGCTTTAAAAGGGTATGGTTTCCTACAATTCTATTCTGATTATTCTCTTTTTACATTTACTAGAGGAAATATTCAGATTAATATCTtgatttatgttgatgatcttaTTATTTCTGGGAATGATTCTGCTGCACTTGCAACTTTCAAAGCCTATTTGAGTGATTAtttcaaaatgaaagaccttgggtctctcaaatattttttgagtATTGAAGTAGCTCGTAGTTCATCAGGGTTGTTtttgtgtaatgaccctcaaggtcatttttggaatttttgtaaaatgaccattttacccctccctttagatgccccgagtcatttctaattgttaccgggtgttgatttttagaaaatcctatgaaaagttaagtgtTTGGAAATtatgagtttcataagctttaaatgttaaaaagtggtatttggggtcaattgaagctacgagtctcagaatggaattctgtcgattccagcagctccgaaatgttgaaataggcttaggagactttacggaatcagttttggagctgtaacgaagatttgaggccttgagttgagaatttgaggaactttaagccaaggtttgactttggtcaacttttggagttccgatgctcggaatggaattccgacaactccgttggattcaagagatggtttttggtctagaagaagtattggttgaatttttagaggtcccgagtccattttggtattttaaaggcctaagttagtttagttgcgactttttgagttttgggccaacgaaatctcgaattcaaattttgatggttccatcagctccggaatgaccaaattaggctagtagaactgttggaatgactatcgagtcaatcgatacgaatttggggctatttggcgcttttgactttgaaacttagcctatagttgactttggtcaacatttttggaaaatgtgctcgaataaaaattctgacagcgcggttagttccgaaatgttgattttggtctagaacgacccttcgttcgctttttgaggcttccgaactaatatcgaggcccgtggtgaaatatgacttaaaatgactcttggatgtggggcccactttttattataataacctcgtatgagaattctgaatgcgccattgagtccgaaatatcgaatttagtagggtagcatatctggtttatttttatcggattccgaacgaattccgagggtccattcggagattttaaataatgaaaaaccagaaaaatctggtgcaatagtgcagattttgcaccagattttcagatttttctcctcaactttgaaccctcatttcttgagttctagagctccaaattgggtgattcaaaaggcaaaattgtgaggtttttcgtggagaacgcattggagagattgaaaactgatttggagcattcgattcaggtaaaaatcgtgattttatttgcagcagtatccattttcggaatggatttttgaagaactttgacaagttatttcttgaccaatataaatccgatttgggtgattccagaggctatcttgcgtggaaatttaaggagaacatcgtggaagtttcagaatctgtttttggcacgtcgttcgaggtaataaattgatttttagctgcagatttagtgattttcagaatgaaattttattgaattttgaaagagtgtatcttggtcaatataactccgttttgagtgattcttgaggctagattgtggggtttttcgcaaggatcatcatagtgcaatttgtttgggttgaaagagtctcgtatttccagaatttactgattttgatgctgccatttttagtcctttagtccgaatttatgagttttggttgtttgatcgtcttgcgtaatttcccaccccgaattgtgttataaatctgatttgtgagcttggagtgacgtttagaacctgttttaggggtcaaatccggaatttcgtatgtgggccccacaattcccgttttcgacccaaaaattggtccatttccaaaaattatgaaattagtgtctaaacgaccgtatcgacgttgcggttctatttttgacagtttgGAAGCGTTTCGAggtcgttcgaaagggaaaagctccagcacagtgatttgaagctcgcgtgtttagcctacaggtaggctacggttttacctttctttagattgagctggaatgtgtgaaagcatgttgaaatagttggaatttgggttgggtagtttgattgtatatcttaggtgttagaaatcatgttttaggcttattatcgggttttcggatatttagaagcatgtgtatcttgtcgttatttgttagcaTTACAAGTATAGTTGAATGAGTATGTTGTTGATACggtggggtatgttggccttagtataggatgtaaacttgctttagatgtcccggcgtcgctccggtaaacttagatccttgtagaatagtgtagcgggctagtgcctggtagtttggccttagctaggcgttactcttgctcttaaaaataccaccatccataactcggtataatcgtgactttcatGATGCGTCGGCaatactagatttcgtgatcgttgactttggctctggtttcagttttggcggcatattggttgactcatCGGGATGGAGATTCTTggtactattattgtttagttggaaaggggaatattcggcaccataggataaaatatctgtgagcatccgggtacccagtcccggcctccattctgaattatcggggagcatccgggtactcagtcccggcctccgtcgacttgctagtatgacgagcatccgggtatccagtcctggcctcgatcatatcgatgtattACAGCGAGCATCCTGGTACCAGTCCAGGCCTCGACtgcaccgatgtattacggcgagcatccgggtacccagtcccggcctcgaccgtactgatgtattatggcaagcatccgggtacccagtcccggccttggccactttgaacattcgggcgagcatctggatcccagtcccggcctcgacccctaagtcacccctagatcgattgactcttggagattctgggttttggaaatgatacagtacttcggttcctgacatcgcagattcttggttcctagccttggtagttgtagctattctgtgtactcggcgaacttatgggggttcgtccgggtttttatttaacttgcgtacgagtgtcctggctgggcttatgggggcccagttgggtatagttagctgtagatctcgtagatagtacttttttcactttagatgcttatgttgattcctatttaggcttattcctctttttcatattgttttcaccttttctgctcagtcggcctatgatgcctactgggtacctgttgttttggtactcatactacactctgcatctactttcgtgatgcaggaccgagcaccagctactgtcACGAATAGATCGATCTTGTTGTagtcagattcggagactagggtgataacttggcgtttttggatcacttctgtctccttcagaatggatggcccgtcttttgccttttgagactagccagttgttgtatatatatgtctggtccactttcgggacttgtactcatcttttattttatagcagctctgtacttgtgacttccaggttctgggaaggatctttagttatttaaaacatgttttggtttacttccgcttattcattctgtttacttttataattcaatgctcttatatagttttagccttcaaacacattacttgaagttccgggttgacgggttggcttacctactagagggttatagtaggtgtcatcatgacttacGTCAACGCAAGTATACTCTTGATATTATCTCTGAAGCAGGGTTATTAGGTGCAAAGCCAAGTGGGTTCCCTATTgagtaaaatcataaacttgGCCTTGCAAATGGAGATTTGTTGTCGGATCCAGAGGTCTACCGTAGATTAGTCGTGCGTTTGATTTATTTGGAGGTCACTCGACCGGACTTGGCATACTCTATTCATATTTTGTCTCAATTCATGCAAGAACCCCAAATTGAACATTGGAAAGCGGCCTTACGAGTGGTCCGTTATTTGAAAGGCACCCAGGACAGGGTATTTTGTTGCGTGCCGACAATGAGTTGACTTTGCAGGGAtggtttgattttgattggGCGGCTTGTCCGCTTACTCGTTGTTCGTTGACAGGTTGGCTAGTATTTCTAGGTCAATCTCCCATCTCTTGGAAGACAAAGAAGCAGCACGCAGTTTCTAGATCTTCTTCAGAGGCTGAATATAGGTCCATGACTGCGGTCACTTGTGAGTTGAAGTGGCTGAAAGGTCTGTTGTTGAGTTTAGGTATACAACATCCCAAGGCGATCAAATTATTTTGTGATAGTCAATCCGCTTTGAACATTGCAAAAAATCCAGTTTTCCATGAACGAACAAAGCACATTGAGGTAGATTGTCACTTTGTTCGTGATGCAATTAATGAAGGATTGATCTCTTCGTCACACGTTTTAAAATCTTCACAATTGGCAGACATTTTTATCAAAGCTCTCGGCAAAACTCAGTTTGACTTCTTGCTTTCCAAGTTGGGCATTTTTTATTTCCATGCTCCAACttgagagggggggggggggtattgCAGTATAAATATTTGGTAACATATAATTAGTTTCCTTCCTTTgtttggtagcatatttggtaACATATAATTAGTTTCCTTCTTTGTTTGATAGCATATTTGGTAACATATAATTAGTTTCcttatttcaatattgtatcacaatatatatattctccTTTGGGGAATGAATGAACACGGGAAAAGTTTACACAGTTCTTTTCAATTTTGAACTTGTATGTACTATTTATGTAATACATATGTATTGAAGGAATGCTAATTTCAATCATATACTTCCCCTAACTTTATGACCACGAGACCtatattttacatatattgTAGTAATAAAGTGTTGGAGATAAATGTAAAGTATTTTCTTCTCTGGCTACGAAGATGTTTCAACTCTCTCCGTTTCAATTTAATTGTCATGTTTTGAGTGGCttgaagtttaagaaaataaaaaatatttttgattatggtggtcttaaattaaagatatgtagaataaattaaaatatctttttaacATGTTATGtggaaaatttaaattaaagaattgccaaaaataaaaaaaaactttctttttgaaacgaaattaaaaaaaaatacaagaaacaaattgaaactaaaaaaaagtagaaattATCACATCAAGGCTATAGCACATGTACTTTGAAGAAGCATGGGCTTCGCAGTCTTTCATCAATGGTCCAACTTGCTCATTTTTAGGCTTTGGCACATGTAGTTGTGGCTTTGGCAATTGCAAATTTGTTGCTGAATAGTATTTGTTTTGTTAATTTGCTACTCTAGTTAACATGGCCTTTTAACAACAAAATACTAGTATTGTTTATGGCTTTGTTGTGTCTAGTAAGTTTCTCGAAACGACATTGTTTGTTGTTTCATAACCGTAGAGGCACCTAGGCGGAtcaagaatttttaaaatatgggtGCACcgctaaaaaataaaagaaaacatgtAATAAGTGGAATATAATCCTAGTCCTCAAGGTAATTGAATTTTAGCATGAGTGCCAGCAGGTAATCTTATAGCCAATTGCAATTGGTTCACTGAATAGTTTTGGTTTTGTTAATTTGGTACTCTAGATATAACTTACCAGgatcattttttcatatatttttaaaaataaaataacgaTGCAAgatagagaaaaatagagagaattTAATACCAACATTCTGAATATGGACTCACAAAATGAAGATTAGTAAACATGACACCACATTGCTCCAATCCATTGAAGGTGTTAACGAACatcgattttttttattattatcatagTCTTTAATAACTCACACGTTACACGCAAACTTTCACAAAAGTAAAATCATGGAAGAAAATACAGTAAACGATAAAAGTAACTACTACAACTTATTATTCCTCTTAATTCCAACAAGATTTTGCTAATACTACTTAACAGTAACAGAACATTGGAGTAGTGACGTAATTGGGTAAATCAGCTAGACAATAGAGATATAATTGGTgtcttcatttttcttttttcttcctaaTTTAACTCCCAAGTCCCACCCCATAACTATAGCTCGAATCAACAACAAAAAGGCGCTGGCAACTCTGCAAAAAGACAAATGGAAATGGTGGGTTTTAAAATACTACTTATGAAGGGGTCATTTGTTTTGTTGATTAAGTTATACCacaattataatataatgcCAAGTCTGGTTGGATCGGATAAGATGGTATATTCAGGATTAAGTTTGAGACAAAACTTATACATTATTTGGTTAAATGTATAAATTTGATCTCACTTTCAACCAAACAAAGTATAAATTTAATTCCTAACTTAATGCTGAGAGATCCCATCTTATCCCATGAACCAAACATGGGCTTCCAATTTAATTCTTGAAAAGTTCCAAACAATGTTCCTGGTCCAAATTCCTGCTCCAGAACTTCTTGTAATACTCAGCATACGTGAAGTCCTGATAAATGACTGGAGATCCATCTTCTGTGAGGAGTTTTGGAGCACTGATTTTCGCGCTATCGCACGGACAAAGGAACGAAGCCACTGACATCCTGGCTCTGTCTGAATTCACAATAGCTCGATGCCACACGCTTTTGTACTTACCATTACTCACTGCCTGGACAATCACCATTGAGTGGTATTAGATTAAAATCTATTGTAAAGTATACTGATAGTGTAAAGATTTTTACACAAACAATAAAGGGGTTCCCCTTCGTCGGTAAATTGTACTGCACAAACAAACAGGGCAAAAACATTACAATTTTCATTGTAGTGGCAAAACtagtttaaaattttctttagcTCATAGGTTCAATTCTTTTGAGTTTCCTTATTAAAATCTTTGACTTCAGCATTGCTACGATAGTATGCAACATGCCTTATTTTGCATATTAGTTGTCGCAGTTAAATGAATAAATGACCTAGTAGTTATGGTTTAGGTGAACCGATAGTGTAAAAATCAATGCTTATACTCCTTTTATTCTATTCTGTGCATCGCTATTTCTTATTAATCTGTTCTAAAAAAAGAATCAACTCATTCCTATTTTTTCCTAATGAAAAGTTTTTACAGCCAAAGATTATAAGACATATTTAAGACAATAAGTTTCAAAATTTAGTAACTGAGACACAAATGTTATGTGCTATCTATTACTTTGTTAAATTTTGTACCAAATTAAACTATTGACAAATAAAATGAAACGGAGGAAGTAATGACTAACTAAATCACAAGTACTAAAAGGGGTTGTGGTTTACCTGCAATTGATCACCAAGATTAATAACAAAGGCATCTGGTTGAGGTTTGACAGCCAACCATTTGCCATCTTTAAGAACTTGAAGACCAGGTACTTGCAAGTCTTGTAGAAGAATTGTAAGTGAATTTGGATCAGTATGGGCCGGAAGCCCATATGTGAGTTCTGGTTGTGGACATGGAGGATAAAAATTGATAGCCATATGTTGGCCTTGTTCCCCCAACACATCTTTTATACACTCTTTCTCTAACCCCAGGCTCTCTGCTATGGCTTCCTGTAATCTGAATCCCAGTTGTCGAACTTCTGTGCAATATCTGCTCACTATCTCCCTGCGACAATGTCATCAATTAACATGAATATTCCTCTTCCAATTAAAACAAACAATTTACCAAAGATGAATATTGGTGCATCAAAACCTCTATAATATTTATGCATGTACTGAAATCTTGTAAAGAATTTATATTCTCTACACAGTAGTGATGTAGCGAAAACTTACTAGTTCATTGTAATTTGACAAAGTTGTGCAAATATAGCCTTATTAGACTTGACAAAATATTAGATTTTCATctaatatttataaaagttaatatTTGTAATCTAATCGATTTTTCAGAGTTTTTAAACGATGGTCTAAAAGGTCCATAGGTAATAAGAATGCAGCCTGTATTATACATAGTTAAAGTTGTCCAGAAGAATAAAAGTTAACTAGAATCCTCGACTCAATTGATACATACTTGTTCTTCTAGTACTGTTAAAAGACCTAAGGGGGGTTCTTTGGTAGAGGATAGGGCACAGTATTTTGAAATTCGAACTAAAAAAATGAGATAAACTATAGCTATGGCTTAAATACTTTGCATAGGCTTTATATTTTACGTCAA
It contains:
- the LOC129894437 gene encoding protein DOWNY MILDEW RESISTANCE 6; amino-acid sequence: METKVISSGIRHTTLPQSYIRPESDRPRLSEVADCENVPVIDLGCEDPTQIIRQIGEACRIFGFFQVINHGVPKKVVEQMLEVAAEFFNLPVEEKLKLYSDDPSKTVRLSTSFNVKKETVHNWRDYLRFHCYPLDKYAPEWPSNPSSFREIVSRYCTEVRQLGFRLQEAIAESLGLEKECIKDVLGEQGQHMAINFYPPCPQPELTYGLPAHTDPNSLTILLQDLQVPGLQVLKDGKWLAVKPQPDAFVINLGDQLQAVSNGKYKSVWHRAIVNSDRARMSVASFLCPCDSAKISAPKLLTEDGSPVIYQDFTYAEYYKKFWSRNLDQEHCLELFKN